TCCGTACACGCATCTGTATCCGGTTCAATTGCATTTATCTGTGCATGCAGAAATCGTTGTGCAAGCATCATAGCGATTAATCCTGTTCCCGTTCCTATATCAAGAATAGAAGTCGGTTGATTTGCATCTGCCAAAGCACCCAATAATACGCCATCGGTTCCCACCTTCATGGCAGCATTGGATTGTGAAATAGAAAATTGTTTGAATTGAAAGGGACGATGATATTTATTTTCGGCCATTCGCTTTAAATATCTTTATCGCCGGAATTGATGTTCGGATCGAGGTACATCTCTACCAATCCTTCGGGTACATCCACAAAAACCTTTTTCTGCTGGCGGTCCACCAATGTGATGATCTGATCTGTAACCGGAATCAGAATTTCCTTTTTATCGCGCAGTACCTGCAATAATACTTGTGCAGCACCATCGAATACATCCTTAATTTCTCCGATTGTCCCCAGCGTTTTATCCTCTACCTCAAAGCCGATCACTTCGTGAAAATAAAATTTATTGCCGCTGAGTGGTGGTAAAAATGCGAGTGGCAACCAGAGTGATTTACCCACCATTTTTTTTGCTTCAGCTTCTCCTTCTACTCCTTCAAATTTCGCTACCACCTTTCCATTGTTTCCGGGAGAGTAGCGGTCGAACTGATACATTTTCAATTCGCCATTGATCTCCACATAAATTTCATCGAGATCATTATAATAAGAAGGGGAATCCACATCCAGAAAGATGTTGAATTCCCCTTTGAATCCGTGTAATTTGGCGATGTAGCCTACATTAAAACAGTCCTCTTTTTTCACAGGACCGCTTTTAATTAAGCTTCAGTATTTTCTGCTGATTCTTCTGCTGCCGGAGCTTCAGGAGCCTCAGGAGCCGCAACTGCTGCAGCTGCACGAGCTTGTTCTTTAGCAGCACGAACTTTGCTTTCTGCTTCTAAGCGCGCTTTAACGTCTGCTTTTTTCGCTGACTCAAGGTTATTGCGTTTAGATTGAATTTTACCTTCTTTTTCGCTCAGCCATTTTTCAAATTTAGCATCCGCTTGTGCTTGTGTTAAAGCTCCTTTTTTAACCCCTTTGTTCAAGTGACTTTTGTAAAGGATTCCTTTGTAAGAAAGGATAGCGCGGCAAGTTTCTGAAGGCTCTGCACCTTTTTCTACCCATGCTAATGCTGCATCAAAGTTAAGATCGATGGTAGCAGGATTTGAAGTTGGATTGTAAACACCGATTTTCTCGATGAAACGACCATCACGTGGTGAACGTGAATCTGCTACTACAATGTGGAAAAATGGTTTTCCTTTTTTACCGTGACGGGCAAGTCTGATCTTAGTTGCCATAGTTAATTGTTTTAAAAGGGTCCTAAACCCGGTTAATTAATAAGTGAATTGGGCTGCAAAAATAGATAAAAACAAGACACAAACAAGATTATCGCTTTAAAAAAGTGATCTGCGTTAAATATTATTTAAAATTTCATCGGTGTACCTATAAATGCACTAGGTTTACGCAAATGTTACGACTGTTTACAGTTTCCCTCTGGTTTGCCATTGCAGTGCTGAGCGGCTTTTCGGGCCAAAAGCAGGCAAGCGGAAAATCTGATTCCGGATTTACGCTGGACCAGTTCACCATTGTCCCAGGCGGACAATTCACCCGTGAGAATGCGTTTGAGCAATTTTCTGAAGAAATTCAGGCCTTAAGTCCCGGTTGCAGTTTTATTTCTGCGATCGATTTTGCCCCCATAAATCCCTCCTTTAAATTCCTCATCCCGGAACACGATTCGTTTGAGGAAGTCCCCCCGACCGGGCCACCCTTATTCCTTAAAAACAGAACGCTATTGATTTGATGTGCAATTGGTTATAAATAACTAATTGAATTATTCACATCAAATTTTAGTCATGAAAAAATTGATCATGTCGGCACTTTTTCTGTTGCCGGCAATAGCCGTGTTTGCAGGAAGCGGCCATGAAGTTCCTGCTTTATTCGGTATCCGTATTGAGTTTATCATTTTTGCCTTAACACTGGTTGGTGTTGCTCTGTTTCACCATTACACCATGCAAGTGGCGCTGGGCGGATTAACCGTGTTGCTCATTGCAAAATTTGCCTTCGACCCGGAGTTTAGTCTGGGCGGATTAATGCTGGGGAACGAACATCACGAAGGTGAATGGAAAACCTTGTTAAACCTGGTGGGATTACTCCTTGGATTTGGAATTCTGGCCCGGCATTTTGAGGACTCCGGATTACCCCAGATTCTACCGAATATTCTACCCGACGATTGGAAAGGCGGTTT
This is a stretch of genomic DNA from Flavobacteriales bacterium. It encodes these proteins:
- the rimM gene encoding ribosome maturation factor RimM (Essential for efficient processing of 16S rRNA) — encoded protein: MKKEDCFNVGYIAKLHGFKGEFNIFLDVDSPSYYNDLDEIYVEINGELKMYQFDRYSPGNNGKVVAKFEGVEGEAEAKKMVGKSLWLPLAFLPPLSGNKFYFHEVIGFEVEDKTLGTIGEIKDVFDGAAQVLLQVLRDKKEILIPVTDQIITLVDRQQKKVFVDVPEGLVEMYLDPNINSGDKDI
- a CDS encoding 30S ribosomal protein S16; translated protein: MATKIRLARHGKKGKPFFHIVVADSRSPRDGRFIEKIGVYNPTSNPATIDLNFDAALAWVEKGAEPSETCRAILSYKGILYKSHLNKGVKKGALTQAQADAKFEKWLSEKEGKIQSKRNNLESAKKADVKARLEAESKVRAAKEQARAAAAVAAPEAPEAPAAEESAENTEA